The region CTTCAATGCTAAAAGAATTGGGGTACAAAAATGCTGATGCAGCTGCAAAAGGAATTGTAGATTACGAAAAAAACCTTGCAAAAACGTATCTTACGAACGAGCAGAGCCGTGATAATACCCTTCAGTACAACCCAAGAACAATGGCTGAACTTAAGACATTGGTGAAAGGAGTTGATCTTCCTGCCTATCTTCAAAAAGTTGGAGTAAACACAGATAAAGTAATTATCGGGGAAATCGGTTTCTATAAAGACTTCGATAAATTGATCAATGCTCAAAACCTTCCTGTTATTAAAGACTATCTTAAATTCCACATGATTCACGGAAGTGCTTCTTACCTAAGTGAAAAATTAGGTGATATGAAATTTGCTTTCTATGGTAAATATTTAAGAGGTCAACAAGAACAGAGAGCTTTAAATAAGAGAGGGTATGAATTAATCAACGGAACATTAGGAGAAGCTTTCGGAAAACTTTACGTTGAAAAATATTTCCCTGCTGAAGCAAAAGCTCAGATGGTTGAGTTAATTGATTACCTGAAGAAAAGCTTTGCAGTTCACATCAATGGTTTAACATGGATGTCTTCAACGACGAAGCAAAAAGCAATGGAAAAACTGAATAAGTTTACCGTAAAAGTTGCGTATCCTGACAAATGGAAAGATTACTCTAAATTGAATATTGTTTCTGAAGCTAAAGGAGGAACTTTATACAGCAATCTTCAGAATATTGGTGAATGGCAGTATAATAAAGACTTAGCAAAAATCGGAAAACCGGTTGATAAAACAGAGTGGGGAATGACTCCGCAAACGGTAAATGCTTACTATAACCCGGTTAACAACGAAATCGTATTCCCTGCTGCAATCCTTCAGCCGCCTTTCTTCAATCCTAAAGCAGATGCTGCTGTTAATTTCGGAGGAATCGGTGCAGTTATCGGTCACGAAATGAGCCACGGATTTGATGATTCAGGAGCACAGTTCGATGCAGACGGAAACTTGGTAGACTGGTGGACTCCGGAAGACAAAGCCAACTTCGAAAAAGCGACTAAAGCTCTTGCTGCTCAATATGACAAATATGAGCCTGTAAAAGGAACTTTCGTAAACGGAACATTTACAAACGGTGAAAATATCGCTGATTTAGGTGGAGTAAACATCGCCTACGATGCCCTTCAGATGTATTTGAAAGATAAAGGTAATCCTGGAATGATCAGTGGTTATACACAGGATCAGAGATTCTTCCTGAGTTGGGCAACCGTTTGGAGAACATTATCAAGTGAGAAATACATGGTAAATCAGGTAAAAACAGATCCGCACTCTCCTGGATATTTCAGAAGTTTCGGACCTATCATCAATGTTGATGCATTCTACAAAGCATTCGACGTGAAGCAGGGAGACAAACTATACAAAGCTCCTGCAGACAGAATTAAAATCTGGTAATTGTTACAAAACTATAGCAAAACCGTTCAGAAATGAGCGGTTTTTTGTTTTAATAATTAAATAGATGCTTCGACAAGCTCAGCATGACACCGCTAAAAATGCATTGTTAAAAATATATAGATTAGTATTAGAAATGTCATGCTGAGCTTGTCGAAGTATCTAACTCATGACTCATAATTTATAACTTTTAGCTATCCATCAAAATTCGTATATTTGATAAGTTTGTGTACAATCAAAAATTATCTTTAATGAAAAAGCTAAATATTGGAATACTTGCCTTTTCGGGTTTGGTATTTTTAAATTCGTGTGGAACGACAAAGACTGCTGAAACTCAAAAACCAGAAACAATGAAAGACGTTGTTGTAGAACAGGTGAAAAAAGAGGAAGTAAAAGAAGAAGGACTCAATTTATCTTATATGGATAAAACGGTGCGTCCGCAGGATGATTTTTTTAGCTATGTGAACGGAAATTGGGTGAAAACGACTCAGATTCCTTCAGATAAAGCGAGTTGGGGTTCTTTCAATGCGTTGAGAGAAAATGTAGATGATGCTTCTTTGGATATTTTAAACAAAATTTTATCCGAATCCTATCCTGCAGGCTCCGAAGGCCAGAAAATCCAGAATCTGTATGCTTCTTTTATGGATACAAGTAAAAGAAATGCAGAAGGATTAGCTCCTATTAAAGGAGATTTGGCAAAAATTGACGCCATCAAAAACCTTAATGATCTTCAGAAATATCTGCTAGAAGCAACAAAATTAGGAGATAATTCTTTCTACGGATGGAGAGTTGGTGCAGATATGAAGAATTCTAATATGAATGCAGTTTATCTTGGCGGTCCGGATCTAGGTTTGGGAAGAGATTACTATCAGAAAGTAAACGAAGCCAACACAAAAACCTTGGCAGAGTACCAGTCTTATGTTGGGAAATTATTCGGAGTTTTGGGATATAAAAATTCTGAATCAGCTGCGAAAAATGTCGTTGATTTTGAAAAACAATTAGCTAATTATTTACTGACACTTGAGCAGAACAGAGATGCCAATTTAAGATACAATCCAAAAAATGTATCAGAATTACCTGCTTTGGTAAAAAATGTAAACCTTCCTAAATACTTAAAAGAAGCCGGTGTAAATACAGACAGAGTAATCATTGGTGAATTGAAGTATTATCAAAATATGGATTCGTTCCTGACGCAAAAGAATCTTCCGTTGTTAAAAGATTATCTCAAATACCACTTAATAAATGGTAACGCGAGTAATCTGGATGAAAACTTGGAACAAATCAGATTCGATTTCTACTCTAAATATCTTCAGGGACAGAAAGAACAGCGCCCGATGAACAAAAGAGGTCTTTCTCTGGTAAACAGTGTTCTGGGTGAAGCCTTCGGAAAATTATATGTTGAAAAATATTTTACACCTGAAGCAAAAGCTCAGATGGAAACATATATCGACTATATTTTGAAGTCGTTCAAGCAGCATATCAATGATATGGATTGGATGTCTCCGGAAACAAAAGTAAAGGCTCAGGAAAAACTGTCAAAATTCACTGTGAAAATTGCTTATCCGGATAAATGGAAAGACTATACCCAGTTGAAGGTGGAATCTCCAAAAACGGGGGCAACTTTATATTCCAATCTTCAGAATGTTTCCGCTTGGCAATATCAGAGAAATCTGGACAAAGTAGGAAAACCGGTTGACAAAACAGAATGGGGAATGACGCCGCAAACTGTAAATGCATACTATAGCGGATCTAATAACGAAATCGTTTTCCCTGCAGCCATCCTGCAGCCGCCTTTCTACAATCCTAAAGCAGATGCAGCCGTTAATTTTGGTGGAATTGGTGCAGTTATCGGTCACGAAATTTCTCACGGATTTGACGACAGTGGTTCAAGATTCGATGGAGATGGTAACTTAAATAACTGGTGGACGGATGCAGACCGTAAAAACTTTGACGCCAAAGTAGGGCAGTTGGCAGCACAGTACAGCAGCTACGAACCGGTAAAAGGAAGCTTTGTGAACGGGAAATTTACAAGTGGAGAAAATATCGGAGACTTGGGAGGTGTTGCCGTTGCGTATGATGCATTGCAAATGTATCTTAAAGATAAGGGAAATCCTGGATTAATCAGCGGTTTCACTCAGGATCAGAGATTTTTCATGAGCTGGGCAACAGTTTGGAGAACAAAGGCAACAGACCAGTACATGGTGAACCAGGTAAAAACAGATCCACACTCGCCGGGAGTTTTCAGGGCATTTGGTCCACTGGTAAATCAGGATGCATTTATTAAAGCATTTGATATAAAACCGGGAGATAAAATGTATAAAGCTCCTCAGGACAGAATAAAAATTTGGTAACATAGCCAAGAAATTGTTAGAAAGAAAAACGCATCAGAAATGATGCGTTTTTTGTTTATTTTTCATAGTTTAGTGATTTTGTAAAGTGGTAATAATAAGATACTTATTTGTAGGCGATATTAAATATTTCAATAAAAAATCTTAACAAAATTTTGTATGTTACAGTTTTTTTTTAAATTTAAACATTGGATTGGACATTTGTTTGATTCAGACAAAACCAATTCACACCAAAACAAAAAATCTCAAAATATTAA is a window of Candidatus Chryseobacterium colombiense DNA encoding:
- a CDS encoding M13 family metallopeptidase, with the protein product MKKLTLSLALLAGIASQTVNAQATDKGLDLSLMDKSVRPQDDFYNYVSGTWMKTAKIPSDKPTWGSFNKLADDTDNNSMTILNSLLKDKFADGSEGKKIQDLYATYMNMQKRNADGIKPIQENIKKIDAIKNLNDLQNYLISVTKEGENTLYGWGVDADLKDSKMNAVYLGNPSLGLGRDYYQKVNEKNTEALAEYTKYVASMLKELGYKNADAAAKGIVDYEKNLAKTYLTNEQSRDNTLQYNPRTMAELKTLVKGVDLPAYLQKVGVNTDKVIIGEIGFYKDFDKLINAQNLPVIKDYLKFHMIHGSASYLSEKLGDMKFAFYGKYLRGQQEQRALNKRGYELINGTLGEAFGKLYVEKYFPAEAKAQMVELIDYLKKSFAVHINGLTWMSSTTKQKAMEKLNKFTVKVAYPDKWKDYSKLNIVSEAKGGTLYSNLQNIGEWQYNKDLAKIGKPVDKTEWGMTPQTVNAYYNPVNNEIVFPAAILQPPFFNPKADAAVNFGGIGAVIGHEMSHGFDDSGAQFDADGNLVDWWTPEDKANFEKATKALAAQYDKYEPVKGTFVNGTFTNGENIADLGGVNIAYDALQMYLKDKGNPGMISGYTQDQRFFLSWATVWRTLSSEKYMVNQVKTDPHSPGYFRSFGPIINVDAFYKAFDVKQGDKLYKAPADRIKIW
- a CDS encoding M13 family metallopeptidase, yielding MKKLNIGILAFSGLVFLNSCGTTKTAETQKPETMKDVVVEQVKKEEVKEEGLNLSYMDKTVRPQDDFFSYVNGNWVKTTQIPSDKASWGSFNALRENVDDASLDILNKILSESYPAGSEGQKIQNLYASFMDTSKRNAEGLAPIKGDLAKIDAIKNLNDLQKYLLEATKLGDNSFYGWRVGADMKNSNMNAVYLGGPDLGLGRDYYQKVNEANTKTLAEYQSYVGKLFGVLGYKNSESAAKNVVDFEKQLANYLLTLEQNRDANLRYNPKNVSELPALVKNVNLPKYLKEAGVNTDRVIIGELKYYQNMDSFLTQKNLPLLKDYLKYHLINGNASNLDENLEQIRFDFYSKYLQGQKEQRPMNKRGLSLVNSVLGEAFGKLYVEKYFTPEAKAQMETYIDYILKSFKQHINDMDWMSPETKVKAQEKLSKFTVKIAYPDKWKDYTQLKVESPKTGATLYSNLQNVSAWQYQRNLDKVGKPVDKTEWGMTPQTVNAYYSGSNNEIVFPAAILQPPFYNPKADAAVNFGGIGAVIGHEISHGFDDSGSRFDGDGNLNNWWTDADRKNFDAKVGQLAAQYSSYEPVKGSFVNGKFTSGENIGDLGGVAVAYDALQMYLKDKGNPGLISGFTQDQRFFMSWATVWRTKATDQYMVNQVKTDPHSPGVFRAFGPLVNQDAFIKAFDIKPGDKMYKAPQDRIKIW